GGTCCAGCGACAGAGTGCCGAAATCACCCTGGCTGTCGAGTTTCAGCTGGATGCGTTGCAGCGCAGCTTTTTCGCGCACGATCAACAAACTGTTGGCCAGCAAGCCTGCGAGTTCAACCGGCTCCAGTTCCAGGTCCATCATCCCGGCTTCGACTTTGGACAGGTCGAGGATATCGTTGATCAGCGACAGCAAATGCTGGCCGCTGGTAAAAATATCGCCGATGTATTCGCGCTGGATATCGCTCATGTCGCCCACCAGGCCGTCCTTGAGCGCCTCGGAAAAGCCGATCACCGCGTTCAACGGCGTGCGCAATTCGTGGGACATGGTGGCGAGGAACTCGGACTTCATATGGTTGGCGTGTTCCAGCTCCAGGTTCTTTTCCTCGAGGGCGCGTTCAAAGCCTTTGCGCTCGACTTCCTCCTGCTTGCGCGCAGTGTTGTCGGTGCCGATCAACAGGTAGCCGATGATCGTGTCGTGGCGATTGCGCAAGGCCGTGACCGAGACCATGGCCGACAGGCGACTGCCGTCCTTGCGGATATAGGTCAGCTCGTAGATGTCTTCGATGCCCCGTGAAGCCTTGAACACCAGGGCTTCGAAGCCTGGGGTGATGGGGGTGTCGAGTTCCTCGCTGAGGGCGGCGGCGCGGGTGATCAACTCGGCGGGGTCGGAGATGTCGGCGGGGGTAATGCGGTTGACCACGTCAACGGCGGCATAGCCGAGCATACGTTCAGCGCCGACGTTGAAGATCTGGATCACGCCTTTTTCGTCAGTGGCAATGCTGGAGAAGTAGGCGCTGTTGAAAATGGCGTCTTGCAGCGCGCCGGTTTTCAGCAGGGTTTTCTGGCGTTTGAATTCGACGATCTTTTCAGCGCGCGATTGCGGCGGGTCGGGTAAGGCTGAGTCCATCGCATGGTTTCCGTGACATTCAGGCCCGACACCGGTGCAGCGGTGTCGCAGAGCATGCTCACAGAAGATCGCGTTGAAGCGATGAGGAGGAGATGAGGTCTTTGGACAATAGCAGAGATTATGGCGATTTGAAGGCTGAAAGCGTCCCCCCCGGAAACTTTCAGCCTTCAAACGGATAGATCAGCTCAGGGCTGGGCGTCGCGAGCGCAACCTGCAGGTGATGGGAGGAATTTTCAGCGGATCATTTACCCGCCTGCATCACCAGGGAAGGCGTATCTGTTTATTCACACTATTTGCTTTGGTTATAGGTCATTCATTTCAACGCCGGGTCGCCTGGATTCAAGCGTTTCCAAGCCTGCATGACAGTCTGTGCCTTGGGCTCCTGGCCGCTCTCCAGGTAGTACTGGATCAGCGACAAGCGTGCATTGCGGTGATAAGGCTGGCGCTGCAGCAGACCTTCCAGCTGCCGGCAGGCATCATCGACCTGGCCGCTATCGTGCAAGGCCACCGCCAATACATACGCAAACTGCCCGCTGGCTGGGTCCAGCCGAGCGGCGTTGCGCAGATACGGCATGGCGTTCGAGGCATCACCTGCGCGAATCAGCATCAACCCTTGGGTATGCTGCAACAGCGGCGCGTCGGGATGCACGGCCAACTGATCGGCAATCAGGCTGCGTGCTTCTGGCTGGCGGCCATTGGTCTCAAGCCACTGCACCAGGGTTACCAGTGCCGGCAGGAAGTCCGGATCACGCACCCGCGCCGCGCGCAACTGCGCTTCGACCTTGTCGCCACGGCCACTGGCCTGGTAGAGCATCGCCAGGTTGAGATTGGCTTCGGCGCGTTCCAACAGGCTCAGTTGCACCTGCTCGTATTCGGCAATGGCGCTGTTCCATGCCGGCCCTTGGCCGGCGACGCTGAGCAGGTCCCGTGCGGCGATAATGCGTACGGCACGCACCGGGTCTTTGAGCAGCGGGGCATAGAGTGCAACCCGCTCCGGCGCCGGTAGCAGGGCGCTCACCGCCCGCACCGCGCTTTCGCGCACTTGTGGGGCAGGGTGACTGAGGTCTTTGATGGCCAGCTTGAGCGCCTGTTCGCTCGGGTAGTTGGGCAATTCCACCAGCAGCGTGGCGCGCTGGATCGCCGGTAGATTACCCCGCGCCAGTTGGTCATACAGGGCCTGGGCCGCACCGGGCTGACCCGCGCGAATCAGCGCCATGCTCTCGCCGTAACTCGGTGCGCCGTCGAGGACGGCGCGCGCGCCTGGCGGGAGGCTGAAACTGTGATCATGGCGAAAGTCATTGCCCATATAGAACTTGCCCGGCATATGGCAATCGACGCAGAACGAACCCGGCTGGCCAACGGGCAGCCTCGTATGGTCGCTGGAATCGTAGTTTTTAGCCTGCAACCCGCGCCCATCCACCGTTGCCACCGGGGTTTTGCCCGCGGTGTTATGGCACTGCACACACACCGCATTGCCCGGTGCCTTAAGCTCAGCGCTGTGGGGATTGTGGCAGTTGCTGCAACGCACGCCTTTTTCGGCCATTTTGCTTTGCGCAAACGAGCCGTGTTCGAACACTTCATCCTTGATCTTGCCGTCCAGGGTATACAACTCGCGGGTCAACACGCTGGGCAGGTAGTCGTCCATCAGGCGCTTGCCCACGGTAAAACCATCACCCAGCGGCGCGCGGCGTGCGTGGCAGCGGGCACAGGTTTCGAGTTCGACGGTGGCGTTCTTGTCTTTCAGGTCGACGGCGAAACCCGCGTGCAACAGGTCGCCCTTTTTGGCCGCCCACTGCACATGGTTGGACGCCGGGCCATGGCAGGCCTGGCAACCCACGCCGAGGCTGTTCCATTGGCTGTCAAAACTATTCTTTATCGGGTCGAAGTTACGTTTGTAGCCGGTGGTGTGGCATTCCACGCACATGAAGTTGGCATTCTGGCTGGGTTTACTCCAATGCAGCGGGTTCTTGAAGGTGACGCCCTGGCCCGGATACAGGTGAAACCAACGACCTTTTTGCGTATCCCAGGCCACGCCCAGCGCCTGCAAACGCCCGTCGCCCACCTCGATCAGGTATTGCTGTAACGGCTTAATGCCAAAGGTATAGGCCACCTTGTAATCAGCGGCTTGGCCGTCGCTGCCGGGGGTATTGACCCAGAACTCGTCGCCGCGCCGATAGAAACGCGTGGTTTCACCCTCGGCGGTCACGGTGGCGTCATTGAAGTCGGCCGGCACCGTTTCTACGGTCGCCGTCTGCATCGCCAATTGATGATGGGAGCCTTGCCAGTCCTTGGCCTGAGACTGGTGGCAGCCCTGGCATTGTTGCTCATCGACCATCGTGGCCGGCGCGATGACCGCAGGTTTGGCCACGACTGTCGGCGCAGCGACTCGCAGTTGGGGTGTGCTTGATTGCAGGAATATCCAAATCGCGGCCATGGCCAGCAGCAATACGGCGATCAATACGGGGAACAGATAACGGCGAGGTGTGGCTTTATTTTTATCAGGCTTGGGCATGCGACTTCCGTTGTCATGATGCATGGACGCTCTACGGCGTGCTTAAGCTGTATGCAGCTTTGACGCAGGTTGCAACTCTGTCAAACAGGTGGCTTGAAATTGCAGCGATTTTCCCAGAGTTGGCTATACCTACAACTCAGTGTCTCGACGATGACTGCCAGGGAGTTCAATGATGAAATCAAGGCTAATGATCAGCACGCTGTGCGTTGCAATCGCAATGGTCGGCTGTGCCAGCAAGGTAACGCAACCGGACGAGTATTCAGGTTTTCTCTCGGACTACAGCCACCTCAAAGAAGCAAAGTCGCCTTCAGGCGCCGAGGTGATGCGCTGGGTTGACCCCGACCTGAACCTGAATAACTACACGTCGGTGTTCATCGAGCCGACGCAGTTCTACCCCAAGCCCCAAGCCACCGCGAAAATTCCGGACAGCACCCTCAACGGCATCAACACCTATTACAACCAGGCGCTCAAGCGTGAGCTGGCCAAGTCGCTGCCGCTGGCCAACGCGCCAGGGCCGGGTGTGATCGTGGTGCGCGCGGCCATTACCGCCGTCAGCAGCAAGACCGAAAGCCTCAAGCCCTACGAGTACATCCCGGTGGCATTGGTGGCGGCTGCAGTGAGCACCGGCACCGGCATTCGTGACCAGGAAACCACCCTGGGCACCGAGGCGCAGTTCCTCGACGGTGGCAGCGGCAAGGTGCTTGCCCAGGTAGTGCGCAAAGGCACCGGCAAGCCGCTGTCCAACGACTCACAGGTGATGAAGGCCGATGACGTGAAAAGCGTGATCGACGGCTGGGCGTCGGATTTGCATCAGTCCTATGTGAAGCTGAAAAAACACTGACGTTCGAATGTGGGAGCTGGCTTGTCGAATCGTCGCACCGCTGCGATGCAGACACCTTGATGTATCAGGCACACAGAGTTGATGCCATCGCAGGCAAGCCAGCTCCCACAGAAAAGCCGATCGGCGGAGCACGCTGAACCTGCTTTCGCTTTTGATCTACCGCAGGTTGTTATTGCCCGATAAACCAACGGTAGTAAGGGTTGGCGCTGTCTTGCTGGAGCACCTCGCGAATGTCCCGGCCCCATGCATCACGGTCGCCGTCATAGGCATGCAGGCTGGCGCGATAGAACTGCATCAAGCGCTGCTGTTCAGCCGCCAGGGTACGCGCGAAGGAGGCGTCGGCGTTGAACAACGGCGCAGGCACGCGCAGGTCGAGCAGGGCCGGCAACACCCGGGTGATCTCCTTGCTGCGCACCCACGGCGCGTATTCGATGCGCGGCTGATCGTCGGTGACCGGCAACGCATCCGCGGCGAAGCGCTCCAAGCCTTGGCGATCGGTGACCCAGGTGGCCAGCAACGTTGCAGCGGAATCAATGCCCACCTCGGCCAAGGCGCTCTGCACGCTGGGCTGCTCGAAGCGCCGACCGATACGTTCGGCGTCCAGCGCTATGGGCGCCTGGGAGCCGACCAGCAGCATCTCGTGAAACTCGCTGGTCCACAGCGAGGCATACGGGAACACATTCAGAAAGCTGCGCACCAGGGCGCGTGAATCGTCGATATTTTGCGTCGGCAACGGCAGCCATTGTGCCAACAAGCCGCTTGGCTCCAGGCGGGCGGCCGCCAATTGGTAGAAGTCCTGGGAATACAGGTTGACCACGCCGGCCGCGGACGGCGGTGGCGGCTCCAGGGTGATCAGGTCATAGCGTTGCGGGTTGCGCAGCAGTTCCTGGCGCCCATCACGCAGGCGCAGGTCAATACCCGGGTCGCCTGCCGCGTGGTAGTTGCCTTTGAACAGCGGTGCGGCTTGTACCACCGAAGGCAGCAATTCGGCCACCACGCGCTGTTCCAGGCCGGGATAGCGCAACAGCGCGCCGGCCGTGATACCAGTGCCAAAGCCGATCACCAAGGCTGATTTGGGCTCGGCGTTATGAATCAACAACGGTAATAGCGCCTGGATGCGCATGTAGCGCAGCGACGGCATGGCGTCGCCAGTGTTGGACACGCCCTGGATATACAAACGCTGAAACGCCCGTGTGCCTTGGCCTTGGGTCACCACCGCGACCGTGGCACCACGGCCTTCCTGATAAAACCCCAGGCTGGCATTGCGCGCGCCGGGCAACAACTTGGCGAAGCGATCCACCGGCGTCAGCAGCGCTACTGCCAGCGACACCAGCCCCAGTGCGACGACGGCCTGGCGCCGGCGTTGCTTAACCCCGTGGCCACGCCTTACCGCCAGGTAGCCGACCCCCGCAGCAATCACTGCCAGCAGGCCAAGGGTGCGCACCAGCCCCAACCAGGGAATCAGCACAAACCCGCAGAGCATCACCCCGAAAATCCCACCGAGGGTGTTGTACGCCACCACCGCGCCCACATCCCGGCCCACATGGCGGTTGCCGACACTCAAGCGCAATGCCACCGGGAACGCCGCACCCAGCAGCAGCGTGGGCACAAACACCATGCACAACGCCGCTACTGCAAAGCGCGCGCTCATGCCCGCCAATTCGCCGCCGCCCAGGCTCACAACCAGCGCCTCTGCCTGGGTTTGCAGCACAATAAGCCAGCGCCCCAGCAAGGCGACTTCCAGCAGCGCCACCAATCCTGCAGCGGCGATCAACAGGCCGAAAACACCCCAAGGGTCGCGCAGGCGTTCAACACGCTGGGCCATCCACTCGCTGCCGATAAACAACCCGCTCAGGTAGGTCGCCAGCACCACTGCAAACGCGTAGGTGCGCGTACTCATAAATTGCACGATCGATTGCGACCACACCACCTCGTAGCCCAGTGCGACGCCGCCTGCGATGGCGTACAGCACCAGTGCCAGTCGCGCCGGCTGCACGGTGCGAGTGGGCGGCACCTCGATCGCCGCCTGATGGCGCACGTACAACACTGCCCCCGCTGCGGCGAGCAGATTAAGCAGCGCCGCCACGCACGCACTGCCGCGCACGCCGAAGTGCGCGACCAGCACAAACGCGGTGAGCAAGGTCCCGGCAATCGCGCCGGCGGTATTGGCAGCATATAGGCGCCCACCGGCCTGGCTCAGGCCCTGGGTGTCGGTGTTCAACGCGCGCACAAGCACCGGCAAGGTTCCGCCCATCAGCAACGCCGGAAGGCCTACCAACAGAAACGGTAATACCCAGGCCAACAGCCCGACCCGTTGTTCCAGCCAGGCAAACGGTTGTGCCGCCATGCCCAACGCCAGGGTGGCGCCAACCCCGAACAGCGCCACCAGTAATTCCAAGCCTGCATAGAGCAATAACGGCCGCGAGAAACGGTCGGCCAAACGCCCGAACAGCAAACTACCCAACGCCAACCCGGCGAAAAACGCGCT
The window above is part of the Pseudomonas sp. KBS0710 genome. Proteins encoded here:
- a CDS encoding DUF3313 domain-containing protein; amino-acid sequence: MKSRLMISTLCVAIAMVGCASKVTQPDEYSGFLSDYSHLKEAKSPSGAEVMRWVDPDLNLNNYTSVFIEPTQFYPKPQATAKIPDSTLNGINTYYNQALKRELAKSLPLANAPGPGVIVVRAAITAVSSKTESLKPYEYIPVALVAAAVSTGTGIRDQETTLGTEAQFLDGGSGKVLAQVVRKGTGKPLSNDSQVMKADDVKSVIDGWASDLHQSYVKLKKH
- a CDS encoding tetratricopeptide repeat protein; translation: MPKPDKNKATPRRYLFPVLIAVLLLAMAAIWIFLQSSTPQLRVAAPTVVAKPAVIAPATMVDEQQCQGCHQSQAKDWQGSHHQLAMQTATVETVPADFNDATVTAEGETTRFYRRGDEFWVNTPGSDGQAADYKVAYTFGIKPLQQYLIEVGDGRLQALGVAWDTQKGRWFHLYPGQGVTFKNPLHWSKPSQNANFMCVECHTTGYKRNFDPIKNSFDSQWNSLGVGCQACHGPASNHVQWAAKKGDLLHAGFAVDLKDKNATVELETCARCHARRAPLGDGFTVGKRLMDDYLPSVLTRELYTLDGKIKDEVFEHGSFAQSKMAEKGVRCSNCHNPHSAELKAPGNAVCVQCHNTAGKTPVATVDGRGLQAKNYDSSDHTRLPVGQPGSFCVDCHMPGKFYMGNDFRHDHSFSLPPGARAVLDGAPSYGESMALIRAGQPGAAQALYDQLARGNLPAIQRATLLVELPNYPSEQALKLAIKDLSHPAPQVRESAVRAVSALLPAPERVALYAPLLKDPVRAVRIIAARDLLSVAGQGPAWNSAIAEYEQVQLSLLERAEANLNLAMLYQASGRGDKVEAQLRAARVRDPDFLPALVTLVQWLETNGRQPEARSLIADQLAVHPDAPLLQHTQGLMLIRAGDASNAMPYLRNAARLDPASGQFAYVLAVALHDSGQVDDACRQLEGLLQRQPYHRNARLSLIQYYLESGQEPKAQTVMQAWKRLNPGDPALK
- a CDS encoding fused MFS/spermidine synthase, which encodes MTSRIASKPLENSVNRSILTPALLLFISGGAALVYQVLWIKQLSLVVGVEVYAITTGISAFFAGLALGSLLFGRLADRFSRPLLLYAGLELLVALFGVGATLALGMAAQPFAWLEQRVGLLAWVLPFLLVGLPALLMGGTLPVLVRALNTDTQGLSQAGGRLYAANTAGAIAGTLLTAFVLVAHFGVRGSACVAALLNLLAAAGAVLYVRHQAAIEVPPTRTVQPARLALVLYAIAGGVALGYEVVWSQSIVQFMSTRTYAFAVVLATYLSGLFIGSEWMAQRVERLRDPWGVFGLLIAAAGLVALLEVALLGRWLIVLQTQAEALVVSLGGGELAGMSARFAVAALCMVFVPTLLLGAAFPVALRLSVGNRHVGRDVGAVVAYNTLGGIFGVMLCGFVLIPWLGLVRTLGLLAVIAAGVGYLAVRRGHGVKQRRRQAVVALGLVSLAVALLTPVDRFAKLLPGARNASLGFYQEGRGATVAVVTQGQGTRAFQRLYIQGVSNTGDAMPSLRYMRIQALLPLLIHNAEPKSALVIGFGTGITAGALLRYPGLEQRVVAELLPSVVQAAPLFKGNYHAAGDPGIDLRLRDGRQELLRNPQRYDLITLEPPPPSAAGVVNLYSQDFYQLAAARLEPSGLLAQWLPLPTQNIDDSRALVRSFLNVFPYASLWTSEFHEMLLVGSQAPIALDAERIGRRFEQPSVQSALAEVGIDSAATLLATWVTDRQGLERFAADALPVTDDQPRIEYAPWVRSKEITRVLPALLDLRVPAPLFNADASFARTLAAEQQRLMQFYRASLHAYDGDRDAWGRDIREVLQQDSANPYYRWFIGQ
- a CDS encoding HAMP domain-containing sensor histidine kinase, translated to MDSALPDPPQSRAEKIVEFKRQKTLLKTGALQDAIFNSAYFSSIATDEKGVIQIFNVGAERMLGYAAVDVVNRITPADISDPAELITRAAALSEELDTPITPGFEALVFKASRGIEDIYELTYIRKDGSRLSAMVSVTALRNRHDTIIGYLLIGTDNTARKQEEVERKGFERALEEKNLELEHANHMKSEFLATMSHELRTPLNAVIGFSEALKDGLVGDMSDIQREYIGDIFTSGQHLLSLINDILDLSKVEAGMMDLELEPVELAGLLANSLLIVREKAALQRIQLKLDSQGDFGTLSLDLRKTKQIIYNLLANAVKFSAHGSCVTLAVREVSRDQVGLIAGDWPVHSFALPPSAQQQFLELSVSDTGIGIAVDNMGKLFKAFSQIDSSLARKFEGTGLGLAMVKQLTELHGGSVAVASQPDLGARFVVWLPLHNARQAS